One Dreissena polymorpha isolate Duluth1 chromosome 9, UMN_Dpol_1.0, whole genome shotgun sequence genomic window carries:
- the LOC127843831 gene encoding cyanocobalamin reductase / alkylcobalamin dealkylase-like, which translates to MYVNILSKVAERLAKVGLETHPFKIGWYNEHVGEHFKFPLDYDTFALLVISTPDMFENGLWHFILREECTGTQDMLDTFLKEQFSAIKQMYADMDIEAIHDFEMLPNHRPRVLVQTAGHVSGAAYFYQQKDVHPNPWGDKKLFGVSIHPKYGGWFALRGVLIFKNVQCPELPRLNPPDCVQSFELRKELLERFNDRWQDWSYRDIIPVEHKYSERQKQYFGTLPKDRKALIEKWKAGGESHCNL; encoded by the exons ATGTATGTCAACATCTTAAGCAAAGTTGCTGAACGGTTGGCAAAGGTTGGTTTGGAGACCCATCCATTTAAG ATTGGCTGGTACAATGAACATGTTGGTGAACATTTCAAATTTCCACTTGACTACGACACGTTTGCTCTTCTGGTGATCAGCACACCAGACATGTTTGAGAACGGGCTCTGGCATTTCATATTGCGAGAAGAGTGTACTGGCACCCAGGACATGCTGGACACATTCCTCAAGGAACAGTTCAGTGCAATCAAACAG ATGTATGCAGACATGGATATTGAGGCTATCCATGACTTTGAGATGCTGCCCAATCACCGGCCCCGTGTCCTGGTGCAGACAGCTGGCCATGTATCTGGGGCGGCCTACTTTTACCAGCAGAAAGATGTCCACCCCAACCCATGGGGAGATAAG AAACTGTTTGGGGTCAGTATTCACCCAAAGTATGGTGGTTGGTTTGCCCTTCGAGGGGTCTTAATCTTTAAGAACGTTCAGTGCCCTGAATTGCCTCGACTCAATCCACCTGACTGCGTTCAATCGTTTGAACTCAGGAAAGAGCTTCTTGAACGATTTAATGATCGGTGGCAGGACTGGTCTTATAGGGACATTATTCCAGTCGAACACAAATACTCAGAACGCCAAAAGCAATATTTTGGTACACTGCCAAAAGACAGAAAAGCTTTGATTGAAAAGTGGAAAGCAGGTGGTGAATCTCATTGTAATTTGTAG
- the LOC127843833 gene encoding uncharacterized protein LOC127843833 isoform X1: METYPGLGNCYLFCSDSLICYGLNQRCDGIKFCPQGDDELFCGYRTDWDNFKISTFKPTTLKPEMSWVDDQNNQYNHNNQYGMEPSQSSQDATPLRLGGGEITGIIVGVVFFVVMMLVICCWYVFNSAIKRRQERLEDARPLVTNIPTTPSMQRLPTQGSTQVAIQPGYRLAAAQPGAPATRGALGLIIVRRVFCIASVARAEPAVPVSPPPYETLGPVTTEMCTSEGVLKESDSPPPYRERY; the protein is encoded by the exons ATGGAGACATACCCAG GCCTGGGCAACTGTTACTTGTTTTGCTCGGACTCGCTAATCTGTTACGGCTTGAACCAGAGGTGTGACGGGATCAAGTTCTGTCCTCAAGGGGACGACGAATTATTCTGTG GCTACAGGACTGACTGGGACAACTTTAAGATTTCCACTTTCAAACCGACTACACTGAAACCGGAAATGTCGTGGGTCGATGACCAAAACAACCAGTACAACCACAATAACCAGTACGGGATGGAGCCATCCCAAAGCAGCCAAGACGCGACACCGTTGCGCCTAGGGGGCGGAGAGATCACGGGGATAATTGTGGGAGTCGTTTTCTTCGTCGTGATGATGCTTGTCATATGCTGCTGGTACGTGTTCAACTC GGCCATAAAGCGTCGACAAGAGCGACTCGAAGACGCACGCCCTCTGGTGACCAACATCCCTACCACACCTTCCATGCAGCGCCTCCCCACCCAAGGCTCGACACAGGTCGCCATTCAACCCGGTTACCGGCTTGCCGCCGCACAGCCCGGTGCCCCTGCCACCAGGGGAGCACTAGGCCTAATCATCGTCCGACGCGTCTTCTGCATAGCCAGTGTCGCGCGAGCCGAACCGGCAGTGCCGGTGTCGCCGCCTCCATATGAAACGCTGGGTCCTGTCACGACGGAAATGTGTACATCGGAAGGTGTCCTTAAAGAAAGCGATTCGCCACCGCCATATAGGGAGAGATACTGA
- the LOC127843833 gene encoding uncharacterized protein LOC127843833 isoform X3 — protein MNYDGYRTDWDNFKISTFKPTTLKPEMSWVDDQNNQYNHNNQYGMEPSQSSQDATPLRLGGGEITGIIVGVVFFVVMMLVICCWYVFNSAIKRRQERLEDARPLVTNIPTTPSMQRLPTQGSTQVAIQPGYRLAAAQPGAPATRGALGLIIVRRVFCIASVARAEPAVPVSPPPYETLGPVTTEMCTSEGVLKESDSPPPYRERY, from the exons ATGAACTATGATG GCTACAGGACTGACTGGGACAACTTTAAGATTTCCACTTTCAAACCGACTACACTGAAACCGGAAATGTCGTGGGTCGATGACCAAAACAACCAGTACAACCACAATAACCAGTACGGGATGGAGCCATCCCAAAGCAGCCAAGACGCGACACCGTTGCGCCTAGGGGGCGGAGAGATCACGGGGATAATTGTGGGAGTCGTTTTCTTCGTCGTGATGATGCTTGTCATATGCTGCTGGTACGTGTTCAACTC GGCCATAAAGCGTCGACAAGAGCGACTCGAAGACGCACGCCCTCTGGTGACCAACATCCCTACCACACCTTCCATGCAGCGCCTCCCCACCCAAGGCTCGACACAGGTCGCCATTCAACCCGGTTACCGGCTTGCCGCCGCACAGCCCGGTGCCCCTGCCACCAGGGGAGCACTAGGCCTAATCATCGTCCGACGCGTCTTCTGCATAGCCAGTGTCGCGCGAGCCGAACCGGCAGTGCCGGTGTCGCCGCCTCCATATGAAACGCTGGGTCCTGTCACGACGGAAATGTGTACATCGGAAGGTGTCCTTAAAGAAAGCGATTCGCCACCGCCATATAGGGAGAGATACTGA
- the LOC127843833 gene encoding uncharacterized protein LOC127843833 isoform X2: protein METYPGLGNCYLFCSDSLICYGLNQRCDGIKFCPQGDDELFCGYRTDWDNFKISTFKPTTLKPEMSWVDDQNNQYNHNNQYGMEPSQSSQDATPLRLGGGEITGIIVGVVFFVVMMLVICCWAIKRRQERLEDARPLVTNIPTTPSMQRLPTQGSTQVAIQPGYRLAAAQPGAPATRGALGLIIVRRVFCIASVARAEPAVPVSPPPYETLGPVTTEMCTSEGVLKESDSPPPYRERY from the exons ATGGAGACATACCCAG GCCTGGGCAACTGTTACTTGTTTTGCTCGGACTCGCTAATCTGTTACGGCTTGAACCAGAGGTGTGACGGGATCAAGTTCTGTCCTCAAGGGGACGACGAATTATTCTGTG GCTACAGGACTGACTGGGACAACTTTAAGATTTCCACTTTCAAACCGACTACACTGAAACCGGAAATGTCGTGGGTCGATGACCAAAACAACCAGTACAACCACAATAACCAGTACGGGATGGAGCCATCCCAAAGCAGCCAAGACGCGACACCGTTGCGCCTAGGGGGCGGAGAGATCACGGGGATAATTGTGGGAGTCGTTTTCTTCGTCGTGATGATGCTTGTCATATGCTGCTG GGCCATAAAGCGTCGACAAGAGCGACTCGAAGACGCACGCCCTCTGGTGACCAACATCCCTACCACACCTTCCATGCAGCGCCTCCCCACCCAAGGCTCGACACAGGTCGCCATTCAACCCGGTTACCGGCTTGCCGCCGCACAGCCCGGTGCCCCTGCCACCAGGGGAGCACTAGGCCTAATCATCGTCCGACGCGTCTTCTGCATAGCCAGTGTCGCGCGAGCCGAACCGGCAGTGCCGGTGTCGCCGCCTCCATATGAAACGCTGGGTCCTGTCACGACGGAAATGTGTACATCGGAAGGTGTCCTTAAAGAAAGCGATTCGCCACCGCCATATAGGGAGAGATACTGA